The following coding sequences lie in one Oncorhynchus gorbuscha isolate QuinsamMale2020 ecotype Even-year linkage group LG10, OgorEven_v1.0, whole genome shotgun sequence genomic window:
- the LOC124045131 gene encoding probable nuclear hormone receptor HR38, translated as MCSQDLNNRTAEQLQMQEMNVPPHGAQPYENSLYNSESLNLDLTSRLAMDVSSHTDQLSAPSLTSINSLVGTYAGDFNACQIATASTTASDPELPFKIDDFQVYGCYPGTLALSYFDEALSSGGSDFFGSPVSAQSPCTPGFQTQPASVWDSPFGPYSPNPGSWVADKTALTQPSSFFTFGPGSVEDLSPLGQPQLAEQDPFSLGHQHPSPLSFSPLTQEPGTLDVSGLIEGRMSATPHSPTENEGLCAVCGDNASCQHYGVRTCEGCKGFFKRTVQKKSKYVCLTNKDCPVDKRRRNRCQFCRFQKCLAVGMVKEVVRTDSLKGRRGRLPSKPKAVQGLSSAVSRVDIIASLVREYIESNSGVEKLDYSKYQETVASLSEKEDTCDIKQFYKLLTESMEVIRKWAESIPGFTAFCSEDQELLLESAFLELFILRLAYRSNPETDKLIFCNGMVLHRMQCIRGFGDWIDSIMDFSQSLHRMNLDVSSFSCLTTLVIITDRHGLKDPKRVEEFQSQLITCLRDHVSSCAPDSTGPNYLSRLLGKLPELRTLCTQGLQRIFYLKLEDLVPPPPIVDRMTMDILPL; from the exons ATGTGTTCCCAAGATCTCAATAACAGAACTGCAGAGCAACTTCAGATGCAAG AAATGAATGTCCCCCCACATGGAGCTCAGCCTTATGAGAACAGCCTCTACAACTCAGAGTCTCTGAACCTGGACCTTACCTCCAGGTTAGCTATGGATGTAAGTAGTCATACGGACCAGCTCTCTGCCCCTTCTCTGACTAGCATCAACTCCCTGGTGGGCACTTACGCTGGAGATTTTAATGCCTGTCAGATTGCCACAGCTTCTACCACCGCCTCGGACCCTGAGCTGCCCTTCAAAATTGATGACTTCCAGGTTTACGGCTGCTACCCTGGCACCTTGGCCCTGAGCTACTTCGACGAAGCCCTGTCTTCTGGTGGCTCTGACTTTTTCGGCAGCCCTGTGTCAGCCCAGTCTCCCTGTACTCCAGGTTTCCAGACCCAGCCTGCGTCAGTTTGGGACTCGCCCTTCGGTCCATACTCTCCCAACCCGGGCAGCTGGGTGGCTGATAAGACTGCATTAACACAGCCATCCTCTTTCTTCACCTTCGGTCCCGGCTCAGTTGAGGATCTGTCTCCTCTGGGCCAGCCCCAGCTGGCTGAGCAAGACCCCTTCTCTCTGGGCCATCAGCACCCCTcccccctgtccttctcccctcTAACCCAGGAGCCGGGCACCCTAGATGTCTCAGGCCTCATTGAAGGGAGAATGTCTGCGACACCGCACAGCCCTACTGAAAATGAGGGTCTCTGTGCTGTTTGTGGGGACAACGCCTCCTGCCAGCACTATGGGGTTCGCACCTGTGAGGGCTGCAAAGGTTTTTTCAAG CGTACTGTACAGAAAAAATCTAAATACGTGTGCCTTACCAACAAGGACTGTCCAGTTGACAAGCGGCGACGGAACCGCTGTCAATTCTGTCGTTTCCAGAAGTGCCTGGCAGTAGGCATGGTGAAAGAAG ttGTGAGAACAGATAGCTTAAAAGGTCGAAGAGGTCGTCTGCCCTCCAAGCCAAAAGCAGTCCAGGGCCTATCGTCTGCTGTGTCTCGAGTCGACATCATTGCCTCTCTTGTGAGAGAATACATTGAATCAAACTCTGGTGTTGAGAAACTGGACTACTCCAAG TACCAGGAGACTGTGGCCAGTCTGTCAGAGAAAGAGGACACTTGTGACATCAAACAGTTCTACAAACTCCTCACGGAGTCCATGGAAGTGATCAGGAAGTGGGCTGAGAGCATCCCTGGGTTCACCGCCTTCTGCTCCGAGGACCAGGAACTGCTACTGGAGTCAGCCTTCTTAGAACTGTTCATCTTGCGACTAGCATACAG GTCCAACCCTGAGACGGACAAGCTGATCTTCTGCAATGGCATGGTGCTTCACCGGATGCAGTGTATACGGGGTTTCGGTGACTGGATAGACTCCATCATGGACTTCTCCCAGAGCCTCCACCGCATGAACCTGGACGTGTCATCCTTCTCCTGCCTCACAACTCTGGTCATAATCACTG ACCGCCATGGCCTGAAGGATCCAAAGCGGGTGGAGGAGTTCCAGAGCCAGCTAATCACCTGTCTCAGAGATCACGTCTCCAGCTGCGCCCCTGACTCCACTGGGCCCAACTACCTGTCCCGACTTCTGGGAAAACTGCCCGAGCTACGGACTCTCTGCACCCAGGGCCTGCAACGCATCTTCTATCTCAAGCTTGAGGACTTGGTCCCACCACCCCCCATAGTTGACAGAATGACCATGGACATTCTGCCTTTATGA